Part of the Chloroflexota bacterium genome is shown below.
GCGGTACCTGGCAGCCGGGCACACCGACGGCGCGCTGCTCGTCTCGCTCCACGGATCGGACCCCCTGCCGCGAGACCTGCAGCGACGCGGGATCCCGGTCGTGGTCGGCGGCCGGCCGCCCGGTGCGGGGATCCCCTACGTGGACGTCGACAACCGCGGTGGCGCGGGCAGCGCCGTGGACCATCTCCTCGAGACCGGACGGCGCCACGTCGGGACGATCGGCGGTCCGCAGGACATGCCCCCGGGCGCAGACCGCCTCGCCGGATATCACGAGACGCTGTCCCGTGCCGGGATCGACATCTCGGATCGGCTCATCGAGGTCGCGGACTTCACACTCGATGGGGGACGAAGCGCGATGGAACGGCTTCTCGAACGGGCCCCCGAGGTCGACGCCGTCTTCGCCGCCTCGGACCTGATGGCGATCGGCGCGATAGCCGCGCTCGCGGCAGCGGGCAGGCGGGTGCCGCAGGACGTCGCCGTCGTCGGCTTCGACGACTCGCCACTGGCAGCGGCCGCGCGACCCGCGCTCTCGAGCGTCCGGCAGCCGATCGAGGAGATGGGTCGCGAGATGACGCGGCTTCTCCTCCACGGGATGCGCAACGCGGATGGGCCACCGCGCCGCGTGATCCTCGACACCAGCCTCGTCGTTCGGCAGTCCAGTGCGCCTATGTGAATCAGCCCTGGCCTGAGCCAGGACACCCATCAGCACGTGCTGCATTCGTTAGTTGGAGGAGGTCATGTATCGACCGATTGGCACGCGCCGGTCCCTCGGAGTGATGGGAGCCGGATTCGTGCTCTTCCTGGCGGCCTGCGGGACCCAGGGAACGAGTCCATCGGAGGCGGCGGAATCTTCCGAGCCGGAGGCGAGCGCGTCTGCCGCGAGCGGCGAGGTCGTCGAGATCGAATGGTTCGTCGGCCTCGGAACCGGCGAGAACGAGGAGCAGATCCCGACCGAGGAGGCGGTCGTGGCGGCCTTCAACGAAGCCAACCCGAACATCCACCTGACCCTGACGGTGGTCGACAACACGGAGGCTGCGACGACGCTCGCCGCGCGCCTTCCGAGCGACCCACCTGACATCATCGGCCCGATCGGGATCCGCGGGCTCCAGTCGTTCGGCGACCAGCTGCTCGACATCGGCCCGTACATCGAGAGCTCGGGGGTCGACCTGTCGGAGATTCCGCAGGCGCTCATCGATGTCTACAACGTCGACGGCAAGCAGATCGGCATCCCGATGGCGGTGTACCCGTCGTTCATCTACTACAACAAGTCGCTCTTCGATGAGGCGCAGCTTGCCTATCCGCCGCACGAGGTCGGCGAGCAGTACGAGGGCCAGGACTGGACCTGGGAGGTTCTCCGCGATCTCGCCCTGCAACTGACCGTTGACGCCAACGGCAACGACGCCACGAGCGCCGAGTTCGATCCCGAGAACGTAGAGGTGTACGGCCTCGACGCGCAGTTCACCGAGAACGACACGCGCGCGTGGTCGACGATCTTCGGCGGATCGGGCTCCGTGGTCGCTGACGACGGGTCAACGGCGCAGTGGCCCGACAACTGGCGCCACGGACTCCAGTTCTTCTACGACGGCATCTGGGTTGACCACATCATCCCGAATCAGACCGCCGTGCAGGCACTGGCCGATGGCAACACGTTCCAGTCCGGCCTGGTGGCGATGGACGTGGTGCATCAGTGGTACACGTGCTGCGTCTATCCGGGCGAGGGCGATCCGCCGGTCACCGATTGGGACATCGCGGTCCTGCCGGTGGGCCCCGACGGCGTCATCACGTCGAAGCTCCACGCCGACACGATCGGCATCCTGGACTCGACCGAGCATCCCGACGAGGCGTTCGAGGTTCTCAGGTTCCTCGCCGCATCTCCCGAGCTGACCCAGGTCTGGGGCGCGCTGCCCGCGATCGAGAATCAGCGGGACGCGTTCTTCGCCGGCCTCGACGAGCGCTTCACGCCGCTCGAGATCGACTGGAACGTCTCGACGCAGATGCTCGAGTACCCGGACAACCCCAGCCACGAGGCCTTCATGCCCAGCTTCGACGAGGCCGACTCGGCGAACAAGGACTTTGGCAGCCGGCTCTGGAACACCGCCGGCCTCGACCTCGCGGCGGAGATCGACGCGCACGTCCAGCTCCTGCAGGGGATCTTCGACGAGGGAACCTGACGCTTCCTCCACCCCGAGTCGGGGGCGGCCGCCATGGCCGTCCCCGACCCCTACCATGGTGAGGACCGCATGGCCATGACCCCGCACACCACCGGCTCCGCGGCGTTGCCGATCGGCGCCGTCCCGACCCGGTGGGGGCGGCTGACCTCGCGGGAGTCGCTCACCGGGCTCGCCTTCGTTGCCCCGTTCATCATCGGCTTCGTCGTCTTCTCGGCGCTGCCGATGATCGCCTCGCTCGTCCTGTCGTTCACGGACTTCGATCCGCGTCGCGCTGACGAGACGCGGTTCATCGGCCTCGACAATTACGCGCGGATGCTGCGGGACCCCGTGCTGCTCCAGTCCCTGTGGGTGACTGTCCGCTTCGCGCTGCTGGTCGTGCCGCTCACGCTCGGCTTCGCCCTGGCGGTGGCGCTGCTCGTCAACAACACCCTCCTCTTCGGGCGCAGCGTCTTCAGGACCCTGTTCTACATGCCGATGCAGATCCCGATCGTGGCGAGCACCATCGTCTGGATCGGCGTCCTCAACGCCCAGAACGGGTGGCTGAACTACGGCCTCGGCGCTGTCGGGATCGATGGGCCGAACTGGCTCCAGAGCGCGACGTGGGTCGGCCCCTCCCTGGCGCTCATGGGTCTCTGGGGGATCGGCAACATGATGCTCATCTTCCTTGCGGGCCTCCAGAGCGTGCCGACGGAGCTCTACGACGCGGCACGTGTGGACGGCGCCGGCGTGTGGGGCCGCTTCCGCCATGTCACCCTGCCGATGATCTCGCCGGTCCTCTTCTACAACCTGATCATCGCCCTGATCGCGACGTTCCAGTACTTCACGCAGGCCTACGTCGTCAGCAACGGCCGTGGCGACCCGGACCGCGCGACCCTCTTCTTCAACCTCAACCTGTTCCGCGAGGCATTCACCTTCTTCAACATGGGCTACGCATCCGCCCTGGCGTGGCTGCTGTTCGTGATCGTGCTGGGCCTCACGATCGTCCTGTTCCGCACCGCGGGCTCATGGGTCTTCGAGGGGTCCGAGCGATGAGCGCCGTCACGGCGCGCCGCGAGCGGCTCCGCGGCGGATCCGTGCTCCAGGGCCACATGCGGGGCTTCACCGCGCGCGCGGGGATCACCCTGCTGGCGATCACCACCGTCTCGATCTTCCTGATGCCGCTCGTCTTCATGGTCGCCACCGCCTTCAAGGACCAGAGCCAGCTCACCGCGCCCGGGGCGCCGCTCTATCCGGCGCAACCCGAGACCTTCGAGTACGAGGGTGAGCAGTACCCGGTCTTCGACGTG
Proteins encoded:
- a CDS encoding LacI family DNA-binding transcriptional regulator is translated as ATLEQVALLASVSRATVSRVVNGDRRVGEVTRNVVEAAIQELGYTPNHAARSLVTRRSDSIAVVIPEPTTQLFGDPFFPRVLRGISDALADEELALVLLMPQGRGDELRVERYLAAGHTDGALLVSLHGSDPLPRDLQRRGIPVVVGGRPPGAGIPYVDVDNRGGAGSAVDHLLETGRRHVGTIGGPQDMPPGADRLAGYHETLSRAGIDISDRLIEVADFTLDGGRSAMERLLERAPEVDAVFAASDLMAIGAIAALAAAGRRVPQDVAVVGFDDSPLAAAARPALSSVRQPIEEMGREMTRLLLHGMRNADGPPRRVILDTSLVVRQSSAPM
- a CDS encoding extracellular solute-binding protein — its product is MYRPIGTRRSLGVMGAGFVLFLAACGTQGTSPSEAAESSEPEASASAASGEVVEIEWFVGLGTGENEEQIPTEEAVVAAFNEANPNIHLTLTVVDNTEAATTLAARLPSDPPDIIGPIGIRGLQSFGDQLLDIGPYIESSGVDLSEIPQALIDVYNVDGKQIGIPMAVYPSFIYYNKSLFDEAQLAYPPHEVGEQYEGQDWTWEVLRDLALQLTVDANGNDATSAEFDPENVEVYGLDAQFTENDTRAWSTIFGGSGSVVADDGSTAQWPDNWRHGLQFFYDGIWVDHIIPNQTAVQALADGNTFQSGLVAMDVVHQWYTCCVYPGEGDPPVTDWDIAVLPVGPDGVITSKLHADTIGILDSTEHPDEAFEVLRFLAASPELTQVWGALPAIENQRDAFFAGLDERFTPLEIDWNVSTQMLEYPDNPSHEAFMPSFDEADSANKDFGSRLWNTAGLDLAAEIDAHVQLLQGIFDEGT
- a CDS encoding sugar ABC transporter permease; this encodes MAMTPHTTGSAALPIGAVPTRWGRLTSRESLTGLAFVAPFIIGFVVFSALPMIASLVLSFTDFDPRRADETRFIGLDNYARMLRDPVLLQSLWVTVRFALLVVPLTLGFALAVALLVNNTLLFGRSVFRTLFYMPMQIPIVASTIVWIGVLNAQNGWLNYGLGAVGIDGPNWLQSATWVGPSLALMGLWGIGNMMLIFLAGLQSVPTELYDAARVDGAGVWGRFRHVTLPMISPVLFYNLIIALIATFQYFTQAYVVSNGRGDPDRATLFFNLNLFREAFTFFNMGYASALAWLLFVIVLGLTIVLFRTAGSWVFEGSER